Genomic window (Fundidesulfovibrio terrae):
TTTCATGGGCTGTCCTATTGCTGCTGCTTAAGCGGCAGCCGGATGGTGAAGGTCGTCCCCAAGCCGGGGCGCGACGCGACTCCGAGGGTTCCCTTGTGGTTGGAGGCGATGATGAAATAGGAGACCGACAGCCCAAGCCCGGTCCCCTCGCCCGGAACCTTGGTGGTGAAGAACGGCTCGAACACCTTTCGGCTGACGCTCTCGTCCATTCCCAGCCCGTTGTCCTCGATCTCTATGCGGGCCATGTCCGCCTCCAGGCGCGTACGCAAGACGATCCTGGGCGCGGGGCTGCCGGGAGGCCGCTGGGCCAGGACCTGGGCGGCGTTTCGCAGGATGTTCACCGCCACCTGTTCGATCTGGCCCTCGGCGCAGGGCACGAAGGGGATGTCCGAAGCGTAATCCCGCACGACCTCAACCTTTCGGAAATCGTATTTTTTCTTCAGGTCGTAGTCGTTGGCGCACAACTCCAGGGCCTTGTCCAACAGTGCGTGGATGTCGACCGGAATTCTGGCCGTGTCGGGCCTCCGGCTGAACTCGAGCATGTTCGACACGATCCGGGCCGCCCGCTGGCCGGAATCGCGCACAGCATCGAGAAGATGGTTCACGTCCCTGACCCGGCAATATTCCCTGATGGATTCCAGGGAGCATCCGGCCGTCTCCGCGGCCTTCTCGTTGGCGGGGAGGTCCGACTCCAGCCTTCGCTGCACGCTCTGCACGCTCTGGAGGATGCCCGCCAGGGGATTGTTGATCTCATGGGCCATGCCTGCGGCGAGCCCCCCCACGGACATCATCTTCTCGGTCTCGGCCATGATTTCGTACATGCGCACCCGCTCGGAGATGTCCACTGCGATGACCAGCAAGAACGACGCGCCGTCCAACTCAATGCGGGCGAAGGTGCAGTCGGCCATGCCTTCCCCGCCTGAGCCGGGTTTGAGCCGCAGGTCGTCCCGCTGGATGCCGTGCCCGGCCAGGGCCAGGGCCGCCGGCGAGGACGGCGACGCCGCGTCCCAAACCTCGGCCGTCTTGAGGTTGCCGCGCAACAGGTCGCCCAGTTTCACGCCCAGAAGATCTGCGGCCACGTGGTTGGCCATGACGCACGCGCCGTCGGTCCCGTCGTAGACCAGAATGCCCACCGGGGAATGCTCGAGGATCATGGCGTTGAACGTCAACGCCCTGCGCAGGGAATCCTCGGCGTCCTTCCGGCCGGAAATGTCGTTGTGGGTGCCGATCATGCGCAGGGGAGAGCCGTCTTCACCGCGGGCAACGACCTTTCCCATGGCCAATACCCACTTGTAGCGCCCATCCTTGCAGCGCAGGCGGTGTTCCAGAATGTATTCCTGCGTCTTTCCCGTGAAATAATTGTCTATGGTCCGCATGGCGCGCTCGGAGTCGCCAGGGTACAGGAGGTCCCTCCACTGGTCGAAGGAGTCCCTCAGTTCACTGGGCTCATAGCCCAGCATGGCCTTCCAGCGATCGGAGAAAAAGACCGCGCCCGTCGCCACGTTCCAGTCCCAGACGCCAGCCCCGGCACCCTCCAGGGCGAACTGCCAGCGTTCGTCGCTCTTGCGCAGAGCCTCGAGCAGCTCGCGCAGTTCGCCTGTCTTGGCCCTTACCTTGCGCCTTAAAGTGATGTTGAATCCCGACAGAACGACCAGGAATCCCGCCACGACGAAAAGGGCGTACACCAGCATGTGCCTGAATTCGGCGTTGTAAATCGGCGTCCCCAGCCATTTGCGCTCTATTGCTCCTATTTCCTTGGAATCTATTTTGCCGAACCCCTCCACAACCAAACGCAAGATATCCGCGCGTCCCTTTTTAACGGCGCGATGAAATTCGCCTGAATACAGGGTGAACCCGTAACGGAACTCGTCGTCCAGGTTGAACTTGTAGAGGTAATACAGCGCCGGGGGTTGATCCACGCAGAAAACCTTGATGGCTCCCTCCCCGGCGGCCTTGATCACGTCCTCGTAGCTGTCGAATTCCCGGATGGTGGTTATGCCGTGCTTGCGCAGCACGTCGATGCACGCGTCCCCGGCCTTCACCCCGATGGTGAAGCCGCGCAGGGACTCCACGCCGGTTATGCCGCCCAGACTCTTGTGAAAGTAGACCGGAACGTCAAGCCGGGCGTAGGGGGGAGTGAAGTCGTAGATTTTTGCCCGCTGCTCGTTGAAAAAAATGGTGTCGATAACGTCCGCATGGCCATCAGCCATGATCTGCTGGGCTTTGCCCCAGTCCGTGGCCACGAGGTTGACGTCCACGCTCGTGGCCCGGGACCACAGCCGCCACTCGTCCACCAGCAGCCCCTGAAGCTGCCCGTCCTGGGTTCGGAAGATGTACGGAGGATAGTTGTCGTCCATGACGACCGTGACGACTGCCGGCCGATCCACCGGCACGGCCTGCCCCAAGGCCGCCACGGGAGCCGTAACGAGAAGCAACAACAGCAGGACGGCCCGGCGTGTCGTCTCCCCGCCTCCGGTATACTTCGTTATCCGCCACTTCTTCACGCCACTCTCCCGGTGTGTCCATGCGCGCGCCGAAACAGGCGTCCGCGGCGTGCATAGGCAATTCAACACACCCCATTTATAGCGAAAACTGCATCAGCACATCTCTTTTGAAGGGTGCTCCCTGGAAACACCACCGACTAGAACTGTTGCCCTTCCGGGCTGCCCAGCAGCACCCCCGCCTTGAGGCCGGGGGCGGCTCCTTCCACGGCATGGCTGGTGGCCTGGGAGAGCGTGAGCCCCATGGTCCTGGCCAATGCCATGGCGTCCAGAGCTTCCACGGGCCTGAAACTGCCCGGCGACCAGCATGGCAACCTCCCTTCACCGGCCTGCCAGGCCAGGTTCAAGCGACTCAGCATCAGGTCGGCTGCCAGCCAGACGTCGCGCGAATCCTTGAAGCCGGACGATCCGGGAGCGTCGTAGAGCGGCATGCCCAGCCAGTCCAGGTTCTCGGCCAGGGAGCGCACCTCCTGAACGGGCCTGCCGCTGGCCCTGACCACGGCGGCCACGAAGCGCAACGGATTCTTGAACTTGGCTCCGGCGTACTTCCGGTCGGCGAATTCGGGGCTGGAAAAAAGCGCCCGCAGCACGGCCTTGATGTCGCCCTTGGAATCCAGGAAGACCTTGGACAGGCTCTCCTCGAGGGGTTTGGGCACGTCCTCGGTCAGGAAGAAGCGGATGAGCTTCGCGCAGATGTTGCGGGCGGTCTCGGGCTGGGCGGCCAGCAGGCGCAGGGCCTCCACCCCCTCGTTCACTCCCGACGCCTTGATGGTCTTGCCCAGGAAGACCTTGTCCTTGATGTCGTGGCGCTGCTCGTCGAACACGAAACCGAGCTTGTCCTGGGGGGTGCGCGGCGCGCCGATGCTCCACCCGGCCAGGATGAGCGCCAGGGAGTTTACGTCCTGGATCTTGATCTTGGCGTCCGCGCCCATGGTGTGCGCGGTCATGAGTTCCCGGGCGTGCACCTCCACGAGGGGACGCGGCTTGCCCTTGCCCTGGGGGCTGTCCGGGGAGGCGCTCTGCCAGTTCTCCAGGTTGATGAGCATGGCCGGATGGTGCGTGACGGCCAGCAGGAGGTCCTCGAAGCGGCCGAGAGCATGGGGGCGGATGGCTTCGCGCTCGTAGCTGCCCACCCAGAGGTGCGCAAGCCCCTTCGAGGCGGGGACGTTGAAGTGGTTGTACCAGAACTCGCACATGAGTTCTTCGAGCTGGCGCGGGGACAGGAGTATCCGCCACAGCTTGGCTTCGGACGCCTCCGTGTGGATGATGGAGGCCTTCTCCCTGGCCGCGGTGATCTCGTCCATGGTGGGATTCTTGCGCGGTCCGCCCGGGGCCTTGGGACCGTAGGTCCTGAAAAGCTGTACCGTGTCCATGGATACGGTCTTGAGCGCGGCGAGCCGCTCCGCCAGGGCCTGGGGCTCGGGCAGTTTCTCGGGGGCCAGCTGCTCCTCCACGTAGGCGGCGACGCCCATGGCCCGGACCCGGTCCACCTCGCCGGGAACGGCTCCGAAGGACAGGCGGTTCACGGCGTGGGCGGCCATGGCCTCGGGCGCAAGCGACTGGGCCCGGACCGGCGCAGAGAAACACAAGCCGCACAGCAAGCTGCACAGGACCAAAAGTCTTACGGGCATGCGCCACCGTTACTCCGGGAGACGCGAAAATTCAATTTCCTTTTGCTCTTTACCCCGGTGCGGCCACAGGATAGAAATTTTGAATACTCAGGGAAGGAGATAAATCATGAAGCGGATATATGTGGTTCTCCTAGCGCTGGCGCTCTGCTCGCTGTCCGCCGAGACTTCCTGGTCCAAGAAGAAGGACGGCCCGCCCGCATACGACGACGAGGGTTTCGTCCCGCCGGGCCAGGCCAAGCCCCATGGGCCTCCGCCCTGGGCCCCGGCCCACGGCTACCGGGCCAAGCAGCGCTACCGTTATTATCCGGCCTACAACATCTACCAGGACCCGGCCACCGGCGTGTACTTCAGCTTCCGCGGAGGACTCTGGAGCAGAGGAGGCCTGCCCGCGGGCGTTGCGCCGCAGACGCTCGGGAAATACCACGAGTTCGACGGATACGCCGACGAGCCGTGGAAGTCCTACCCGCCTAAAAAGTAATCGGCCTCGGACAGGTCCGATCCCCGTTTGAGCGCCGGGTCCGCCTCTCACGGGCCCGGCCGCCGCCGGAAAGACTCTCCCGCGACGCGAAACCGTCATCGCCCCCGCATAGGCAGGATGAAAACGCGCCTCACGGGGGTATCATGCCGCAATCCTGCGCTGGCCTGCTCAAAGCCGCCGTGCGCCAGAGCCCGGCCCTTTCCAGGCAGGGCCTGCTCGAACAACTCTTCTGCTGGTGTTTTTCGGGTTTCGTCTACAATCAGATATGGGAAGATCCGCGCACCGACATCGAGGCCATGGAGCTTTCGCCGCGCCATCGCGTCCTGACCATCGCCTCGGGCGGGTGCAACATCTGCCACTACCTGCTCGAGGGCGTGAAATCGGTCACGGCAGTGGACCTCAACATCCACCACGTGCACCTGAGCCGCCTCAAGCTGGAAGCCGCACGCCGCCTGCCCACCCACGAGACCTTTTTCCGCTTCTTCGGGCAGGCCGAGGACAACGCCAACATCTGGGCCTACACCCGTCATGTGGAGGCGCACCTCCCCCGCGACACCGCTTCCTACTGGGCGTCGCGCCGTTCTTTCCTCGGCGGGCCGCGCATTGGAATCTTCGCTGAGAACCTCTACGAACACGCCCGTATGGGACAGTTCCTGCGCCTTCTGCGCAGCCTGTGCCGCCTGACCGGGCGTGATCCCCAGCGCATCCTCGAGGCCAGGACCTTGGAGGAGCAGCGCGACGCTTACCGCCGGGAACTCGAGCCCCTGCTCACCGGCAGGCTTGCCGGGCTCCTCTCCCGCTCGGCCATGGCCGTCTTCAGCCTGGGCATCCCGCCCCAGCAGTTCAAGGCCCTGGAGCGCGAATGCCCCGGCGGCGTGCTGGAGGAGTATCGCAAACGGGTGGAGAAGCTGGCCTGCCGCTTCCCCCTTCAGGACAACCCCTTCGCCTGGCAGGCATTCGGACGCTGCTACGACCGGCGCGGGCGCAAGGCCGTGCCGGAATACCTGCGACCGGAAAACTTCCAGGCCCTCAAGGCCGCGACACCCCGAGCGGACATCCTGCACGGCTCTCTGGACGGATACCTGGCCAAGCAGCCCGCCCGCAGCCTGGACCGCTACGTGCTCCTCGACTCGCAGGACTGGATGACCCGCGAAGCCATCTCCCGGCTTTGGGGGGAAATCGAACGCACAGCCCGTCCCGGCGCGCGGGTGATCTTCCGCACGGGCGGCCGGCTCTCGCCGGTCGAGGAAGCCTTGCCCGGCCCGGCAAGGGGCGCTTTCCGCTACGATGAGGCCCAGTCGCGAAGACTTTCCGAAACCGACCGGTCCTGCATCTACGGGGCGTTCCACCTCTACATCCACGAGGGCTGAGCCATGACGCAGGCCACGCGCATGGACGACATCTACCGCCTGCAACGCCACATCTACGATGCGACGCGACACTACTACCTGCTGGGGCGCGACAGGCTGCTGCGTGGGCTGCCGGTGCCCATGGGGGGCGCGGTGCTGGAGGTGGGATGCGGCACGGGGCGCAACCTGGCCGCGCTCAGGAAGATGCGCCCGGACCTGACGCTGTGCGGCCTGGACGTCTCCACCATGATGCTCGAGACCGCCCGGGCCAAGCTCCAGGGGCTGGACGTGACCCTGGCCTGCTGCCGCGCCGAGGAGTTGGACCCGCAGGCCCACTTCCGGCTGGACGCCGCCTTCGATGCGGTGTTCTTTTCATACAGCCTGTCCATGATCCCCGACTGGCGTGCGGCCCTGGAAGCGGGCTTCGCGACGCTCAAGCCAGGGGGGACGCTTGCAGTGGTGGATTTCTGGGGCCACGGCGGATTGCCATCCTGGCTGGAATGGGCGCACCGGCGCTGGCTCGCCCTGTTCGGCGTGAGCTTCAGGCCGGAGCTGCTGACCTACATGCGGGACATGGAACGCCAGGACCGGGCGCTTCTGGAGCTGGAGTCGGTCAAGAGCGGGTACGCGTATCTCGCCTGGGCAAGAAAGCTGGGTTAGGACGCGAAACTACAAAGGATTCCATAGGAACGAAGTTCCTTTGGCCGCCGGAGGCCTCCTATTCTTCTCCGCCCCGTAGCGCCTCGATGGGGTCCATGGCCGCCGCCCGGCGCGCGGGCTTGAGTCCGGCCACCAGGGCGATGGCCAAGGCCGACGCCAGGGCCAGCACGAAGAGCTTCACCGAAAGCTTGATCTCGAGTAGCCCCAAGGCGGCCAGGAGCTGCCCCATGCCGATGCCGATGCCCATGCCGATCAATGCGCCGACGAGGGTCAGGAGCACGGCCTCGGTCAAAAACTGGATGGTGATGGCCGCCGAGGTGGCCCCCAGGGCCTTCTTGAGCCCTATCTCCTCCCGCCGCTCGCTCACCGAGAGAAACAGCAGGTTCGCCAGCACGAAGCCGCCCACCACGATGGCCGCCCCGGCGGTAATGCCCAGAAACACCATGATGCCGCCGGTGATCATGGTCAGGAACTTGAGGATTTCGCTGGCGGACAGGATGGAAAAATCGTCTGGGTCTTCGGGCCTGAGGTTATGGTTGTGGCGCAGAAGCGAGCGCAGGTTCTCGATGTGGGAGTCCATGAGTTCCGGGTCCAAGAATTTCACCCGCAGCGCCCGGAAGTACTTGCGCTCCAGGTTGAAGCGCTGGGTGAGCGTGGAGATGGGGATGATGATGCGGTCGTCCACGGAGGTGCCGCCCCCTCCCGGGGTGAATCCCCGGTAGGCCAGGCGGCCGATGATCTGCACGGGCAGGTCCTGAACCAGGATTACCTGCCCGATGGGGGATTCGTCGCCGAAGAGCTCCTTGGCCGGATAATCCCCGATGAGTCCCACCTTGGCCGAGTGCTTCACGTCATCCTCGGAGATGTCTCGCCCTTCGGCCAGCGGCCAGTTCCAGGCCTCGGCGTAATCGGCCGTGGCTCCCACAACGACGGGCGTGACCGTGTTGCGGTTCTCGAACCTGAGCGTGATCGAAAATTTTGAGCGCATGGGCACCACGAGGTACGCGCCGGGCAGGGATCCTTCGATGCTCTGGGCGTCCTGCCAGCTGAGCGTCATCACGCGCTGGCCCACTGCTCGTGTCTCGATGTTGCCGCCGAACACCAGCACGGCGTCCGGGCCGAACCACTCCACTATCTCCAGGGCCTTGCGCCGCGCTCCGTCCACGGAGGCGATGATGATGGTCAGGGCGGCGATGCCCAGGGCCACGGCCAACACCACGAAGAACGAGCGCAGCTTGAAGGCCCACAAGGCCCCGATCGACATGCCCAGGATGCGCCGGATCAGGACCGCCCGGCGGACCGCCTTACGCGGCCACTCCGTCCAGGACCAGGATGCGGCGTTTGGCATGGCTGGCGGTCTCCTCGTCGTGGGTGACGACGATGACGGTTGTGCCCAGGGCGTTGACCTGGGCGAAGAGGCTCATGATCTCGGCCGAGGTCTTGGAATCGAGCTGGCCGGTAGGCTCGTCGGCCAGAATGAGGTCCGGGGCGCTCAGCATGGCCCGGGCCAGGGCCACGCGCTGCTGCTGGCCGCCCGAGAGCTGGGGAGGCTTGTGGCGCATGCGGTCGGCCAGGCCCACCTGCTCGAGCAGAAAGCGCGCCCGGTCGCGCAGCTCGGCCTGGGGCTTGCCGCTGTAGAGCCCGGGCAGCATCACGTTGTCCAGGGCCGAGGCGTAGGGGATGAGATAAAAGCTCTGGAACACGAAGCCAATGACCTGGTTGCGAAGCTCCGACAGGGCATCGTCGTCCAGTCGGGAGACGTCGCGCCCCCCCAGGAGGTAGCTGCCCGAGCTGGCCCGGTCCAGAAGGCCGATGATGTGCAGGAGCGTGGACTTTCCCGAGCCGGAAGGCCCTTGCAGGGCCACGAACTCGCCCGAGCCGATGTCCAGGGTAACGCCGCGCAGCACGTCGGTGCGCATGTCGCCCTGGACGTAATGCTTGGTGATGTCCCGCAGGCTGATGAGGGGGGTGGCGTCCATGTCGCGGCGCAGGATGCCAGATTGCCGGGCGCGGGTCGAGGGGATTGATGAAGAAGGAAAAGCAAAGGGCGGACGCTCCGGATGTTTCCGGGGCGTCCGCCCTGGTGGTCGATTGCGGCTGGCCTGCGGCTAGCTCTTGTTCTCGCCGCCGGGCTTGGCCTTCGGGGCCTCATCCGCAGGGGCCTTCACCACGGCGGGTTGTCCGCCTGAAGCGGCCTCGGCGGGCGCATCCGGCTTCGCGGCAGCCTGACCGGCAGAGAGGGGAGCGGCCTCGTCATGGCCAAGGGCGGCCACGTCGTGGGCCTCGCGCTCGGCGGCCTGGGCGTCGACGGCCGGGGCCGGGACGGGAGCGCCGGAGGAGGCTTCGGACTCGCCCGGAGTGGGAAGCTCCGGAGTGCCGGGGGTCTGCTCCACGGAAGGGCCGCCTTCGGGCAGGACCGGAGTCTGCGCGCCGTGGCTTTCGGAAGCCTGGGCCTCTTCCAGGGCCGCGTCCGACGCGGCAGCAGGGGCCCCCTCGGGACCGCCCTCGCCCTGGACGGCGGGCAGGGTCTCGTCGCCCTCGGCGGGCTTGGGCTTCTTGCCGAAGAAGTAGGCCACCCAGATGCCCACCTCGTAGAGGATGACCATGGGCGCGGCCATGAGCAGCTGGTTCACCACGTCCGGGGTGGGGGTCACGATGGCGGCCACGATGAAGATGATCACGATGGCCCAGCGGCGCTTGGCGCGCAGCCACTTGTGGTCCACCACGCCGAAGCGGGCCAGGAAGAAGATGAACACCGGCATCTCGAAGATGATGCCGAAGGCGAACAGAAGCCCCAGAGCCATCGAGTAGTATTCCGAGAGCTTGGGGTTCAGGGTGACGATGTCCGAGGCGTAGTTGGCCAGGAAGGTGAAGCCGAAGGGGAAGACGATGAAGTAGCCGAAGCAGGCTCCGGAAACGAAGCACAGCGCGGTGAAGAAGGCCACCGGGATGGCCAGCTTGCGTTCTTCCTCATAAAGGCCCGGGGCGATGAAGCTCCATATCTGGTGGAAGATGAAGGGGCTCGCCAGGAAGATGCCGGCCACGAAGGCGGCCTTCATGGAGACGAAGAACCCTTCTGTTAGGGCCGTGGTCTGGATGACGCTGCTCTGGGGCAAAACCTGCTTCAGCGGGCGGAGCATCACCTCAAGGATGCGCTCCGCGAAGGCGAAGCATATCCCGAAGCCGATGACGGCCGCGATGATGACGCGCGTCAGGCGCACCCGGAGTTCCTCCAGGTGCTGCAGCAGGCTCATCTCGTGCCCAGGCCCGGAAGCGTCGGGAATCGGGCTCACGCCTTTCCGCCCTGCACGGCCTGGGCGTCGTCCTGGCTCAGGGAATCAAGGCCGGAGCCCATGTCCACCAGAATGGGGCTGGCCACGAACACCGAGGAGTACGTGCCGGTGACCACGCCGATGATCATTGCCAGGGCGAAATCCTTGAGCGCGCTGCCGCCGAAGATGTACAGGGCGGTCACGGTGAACAGGGTGATGAGCGAGGTCAGGAGCGTCCGCGAAAGGGTCTGGTTCACGGCGGTGTTGATGACCTTCTCCAGGGGCTCGTCCTTGGCATGGTGGAGGCGTTCGCGGATACGGTCGTAGACGATGATGGTGTCGTTCAGCGAATAGCCCAGGATGGTCAGCAGCGCCGCCACCACGGTGAGGTCGAACTCCAGGTTGAAAAGCGAGAAGAAGCCGATGGTGAGCATGATGTCGTGGATGTCCGCCACCAGCGCGCCCAGGGCGAACTTGAGCTTGAGCACCCAGCACAGCACCAGGGTGATGAGGATGGCCCCGACGATGAGCCAGCCCGTGGATGCGCCAAGTTCGCGCAGCGCCCAGATGCCCACGGCCAGGCCGCCGGCCATGGCCCCGGCGGCCAGCCAGCGCTGCTCGAAGCGCCCAGAGATGTAGATGGCGATGATGAGAACCGCGTAGAAGATGGCGTTGAGCGCTCCGGCGCGCAGGTCGGCGCCCACCTTGGGGCCGACCACTTCCAGGCGCTGCACCTCGAAGGCCCCCTCGCCCAGCTCCGCCTTGAGGGCCTGGTCGACCTTCACGCGCACCTGCTCCAGGGGCTCGCCCTTCTCGGACGCGCTGATCAGGAAGGAGTTGTCCTTGTCCTGGCCCAGGCGCTGCACGGTGAGGTGCGGCAGCCCGGCGGCGTCCAGAGGCTTTTTGATGTCGTCCGGGGTGACGTGCTTGGTGAACTTGAGCTGGATGGTCATGCCGCCCGCGAAGTCCACGCCGTAGCGGGGGCCGCCTTTGGTCACCAGGGAGACTACCCCGGCCAGCACCAGCAGGGCGGAAAGGATGTAGGCGTACTTGCGGTAGCCAAGGAAATTGAAATTGATGTCCGGCTTGATGAACTCAAGTCCCATGGATTCCCCCATAGCGAATGTGGCGCCGGAAGCGGCGCAAGTGGAGTGAAATCGGCCTTTTCGGGTGCGTTGTCAAGCCTTGCCGCCACCGTCCCGTAGCCGGGAAGGCGGAGGAGCCGGCCGGGGAAGGCGCGTCAGCTTTTCTTGGCGAGCTTCTTGGAAGCGTCCTTGGAAGTGACCTGGGGCTTGGCGGCCTTGCGGGAGGATTTGGCCCCCGGCTTGTCGATCTTCCTGACCGGCGTGCCCAGGTCGCTCAGGGCCGGGACGGGGCTCACCCCCCGGAACTCCTCTTCGATGGGCTTAAGCGGCATGGCCTCCACGGGGGCGGGGCGGTCGCGCTCCACAAGGCGCGTCATGGCCTGGACTCCGCCAGCGGAACACAACTCGCCGCCCTTGATCACCAAGGCGGCGAAAAGTCCGATCAGCAGAAGCAGCTTGAAGAAGTCGAAACCCCGCATGGCACTCCTCGGGTCGCGGACGGCTGGAGATTCGTCCGGAAGGTCGCCACCGGATACACCCCGCCGTTGCCATTTGCAAGCAGGGGTACCGGAGAAAAGTTACCGGATCGTGCCGGGGAGCGGCGCGAGAGGACGAAATATATTTTGCTGTGCAATTCCAGAAGGCTATGCGCCAACAATCCCGGGTGATGTTGCGGCATGAGGGGAAGCCCTTGGCGGCCAAAGGGACTTCGTCCCGTTGGAATCCCGTATGGTTCGCGACGCGGGCCAGGCGATGGTTTTGCACGGCGTCGCTCCCATGAAAAACGAAACGGGGCCTCGCGGCCCCGTTTTCGTTCGTTTCCGGATGTTATGGCGTTATTTCAGGTACTTCATGAAGCCAGAACCCGGGGTCATGACCACCCGGCCGTTCTCCCGCAAGGATTTCTTGTAGGCATCCATGCTGCGCATGAAGCTGTAGAACTCCGGCGACTGGCCCAGGGACTCGGCATAGGTCTTGGTGGCCACGGCGTCGCCTTCGCCACGGATGACCTCGGACTGCTTGTTGGCTTCGGCCACGATGACCGTGCGCTCCCGTTCCGCGCCGGACTTGATCTTGGCCGACTCCTCCTGGCCCTCGGAGCGGTACAGCTTGGCCGTGCGCTCGCGCTCGGCCTTCATGCGCCCGAAGATGGCCTTCTCGTTCTGGGCCGGAAGGTCCGTGCGCTTGACCCGCACGTCCATGATCTGCAGGCCGAAGTTCTTGACCGTGTCGTTGACGTTGCTGGTGACGATGGCCATGATTTCGGCCCTGCGCGAGGAGACCACCTCCTCCATGGAATAGCTGCCTATGGCCACGCGCACCTCGGCGTAGACCAGGTCGTCCAGGCGGGACTTGGCGCGCTCCACGGTGCCCAGGCTGCGGTAGAACTGCAGCGGGTCAACAATGCGCCACTTGGCGTAGTTGTCCACCACCAGCGTTTTCTTTTCCTTGGTGAGCACCTCGGCCGGGTTGGCCTCGTAGTGCAGCACCCGGGAGTCGATGTAGACCACATTCTGTACGAAGGGCAGCTTGAAGTGCAGACCGGGTCCCAGCGAATCCGAGACCGGCTTGCCCAGCTGCAGCACCAGGGCCTGCTGGGTTTCGTCCACGGTGAAGACGCACTGCATGACCACGATGGCCGCCACCAGGGCCGACAGGGCGAGGATGACTACTCTGCGCACGGCTATTTCCCTCCCTTGTCGCCCGTTTTGACCCGGCCCTGGCGGTCCAGGGGCAGGTAGGGCACTGCCTGCTTGAGGGCGTCGTCCGAGAGGATGATCTTCTCGAGATCGGGATTGGAGAAAACTTCCTCCATGGTCTCGATGAATATGCGCTCGCGTGTGACGTCCTTGGCCTTGTTGTATTCGGCCAGGACGGCCAGGAAACGCGACGCCTCGCCCTTGGCCTTGCGCACCACGGATTCCTTGTAGGCCTGGGCGTCGTTGATCATGGTCGCGGCCTGGCCGCGAGCCTTGGGCAGGATGTCGTTCTGGTAGGCCTCGGCCTCGTTGATCACCCGGTTCTTGTCCTCCATGGCGCTGGCCACGTCCTTGAAGGCCTCCATGACGTCCTTGGGCGCGTGCACGTCCTGAAGCTGCACGGCAACCACGGTGACGCCGGAGTTGTAGCGGTCCAGGATGGACTGCAGGAGTTCCTTGGTGGTATTTTGGATTTCCAGCTTGCCCGTGGTCAGCACGGTGTCGATGGTCTTGTTGCCGATGACCTCGCGCATGGCCGCCTCGGCGGCGGCCTTGACCGTGGTCACGGGCTGCTGGACGCGGAAGAGCCATTCCACGGGATCGCCGATCTGGTACTGCACCACGAACTGCACGTCCACGATGTTGTCGTCGCCCGTGAGCATAAGGGCTTCCTCGGGCACGGGCTTGTACTGATAGGCAGCGCTGTCCTTGCCCCCCATGGACCTGAAGCCGATGAGTTCGTTGCGGATTTGCGATATGTTGGGCGTCTGCACGCTTTCCACCGGGAAGGGGATGTGGTAGTGCGGTCCTGGGCCGGTGGTGCGGTCGTAGGCGCCGAAGCGCTTGACCACGCCCACTTCGCCGGGCTCCACGATGTAGATCCCCGAGGCCAGCCACAAGACGGC
Coding sequences:
- a CDS encoding class I SAM-dependent methyltransferase, with the protein product MTQATRMDDIYRLQRHIYDATRHYYLLGRDRLLRGLPVPMGGAVLEVGCGTGRNLAALRKMRPDLTLCGLDVSTMMLETARAKLQGLDVTLACCRAEELDPQAHFRLDAAFDAVFFSYSLSMIPDWRAALEAGFATLKPGGTLAVVDFWGHGGLPSWLEWAHRRWLALFGVSFRPELLTYMRDMERQDRALLELESVKSGYAYLAWARKLG
- a CDS encoding PAS domain-containing protein, which gives rise to MKKWRITKYTGGGETTRRAVLLLLLLVTAPVAALGQAVPVDRPAVVTVVMDDNYPPYIFRTQDGQLQGLLVDEWRLWSRATSVDVNLVATDWGKAQQIMADGHADVIDTIFFNEQRAKIYDFTPPYARLDVPVYFHKSLGGITGVESLRGFTIGVKAGDACIDVLRKHGITTIREFDSYEDVIKAAGEGAIKVFCVDQPPALYYLYKFNLDDEFRYGFTLYSGEFHRAVKKGRADILRLVVEGFGKIDSKEIGAIERKWLGTPIYNAEFRHMLVYALFVVAGFLVVLSGFNITLRRKVRAKTGELRELLEALRKSDERWQFALEGAGAGVWDWNVATGAVFFSDRWKAMLGYEPSELRDSFDQWRDLLYPGDSERAMRTIDNYFTGKTQEYILEHRLRCKDGRYKWVLAMGKVVARGEDGSPLRMIGTHNDISGRKDAEDSLRRALTFNAMILEHSPVGILVYDGTDGACVMANHVAADLLGVKLGDLLRGNLKTAEVWDAASPSSPAALALAGHGIQRDDLRLKPGSGGEGMADCTFARIELDGASFLLVIAVDISERVRMYEIMAETEKMMSVGGLAAGMAHEINNPLAGILQSVQSVQRRLESDLPANEKAAETAGCSLESIREYCRVRDVNHLLDAVRDSGQRAARIVSNMLEFSRRPDTARIPVDIHALLDKALELCANDYDLKKKYDFRKVEVVRDYASDIPFVPCAEGQIEQVAVNILRNAAQVLAQRPPGSPAPRIVLRTRLEADMARIEIEDNGLGMDESVSRKVFEPFFTTKVPGEGTGLGLSVSYFIIASNHKGTLGVASRPGLGTTFTIRLPLKQQQ
- a CDS encoding DUF1800 domain-containing protein; translated protein: MPVRLLVLCSLLCGLCFSAPVRAQSLAPEAMAAHAVNRLSFGAVPGEVDRVRAMGVAAYVEEQLAPEKLPEPQALAERLAALKTVSMDTVQLFRTYGPKAPGGPRKNPTMDEITAAREKASIIHTEASEAKLWRILLSPRQLEELMCEFWYNHFNVPASKGLAHLWVGSYEREAIRPHALGRFEDLLLAVTHHPAMLINLENWQSASPDSPQGKGKPRPLVEVHARELMTAHTMGADAKIKIQDVNSLALILAGWSIGAPRTPQDKLGFVFDEQRHDIKDKVFLGKTIKASGVNEGVEALRLLAAQPETARNICAKLIRFFLTEDVPKPLEESLSKVFLDSKGDIKAVLRALFSSPEFADRKYAGAKFKNPLRFVAAVVRASGRPVQEVRSLAENLDWLGMPLYDAPGSSGFKDSRDVWLAADLMLSRLNLAWQAGEGRLPCWSPGSFRPVEALDAMALARTMGLTLSQATSHAVEGAAPGLKAGVLLGSPEGQQF
- a CDS encoding DUF3419 family protein codes for the protein MPQSCAGLLKAAVRQSPALSRQGLLEQLFCWCFSGFVYNQIWEDPRTDIEAMELSPRHRVLTIASGGCNICHYLLEGVKSVTAVDLNIHHVHLSRLKLEAARRLPTHETFFRFFGQAEDNANIWAYTRHVEAHLPRDTASYWASRRSFLGGPRIGIFAENLYEHARMGQFLRLLRSLCRLTGRDPQRILEARTLEEQRDAYRRELEPLLTGRLAGLLSRSAMAVFSLGIPPQQFKALERECPGGVLEEYRKRVEKLACRFPLQDNPFAWQAFGRCYDRRGRKAVPEYLRPENFQALKAATPRADILHGSLDGYLAKQPARSLDRYVLLDSQDWMTREAISRLWGEIERTARPGARVIFRTGGRLSPVEEALPGPARGAFRYDEAQSRRLSETDRSCIYGAFHLYIHEG